CCATGACTTTGGTCGAACAAAGTATCTGTAAAGCTTGCAATGCCACGTCCGAACCGTTGACTTTTACTCAGGTGAGTTGaaaagattttaatatttttttttgtatttttttgaattttttattttggaaattggaaattccatttcaaaatatttgaagcAAAGTCAAGGCAATCTTTTTTAAATGGCGAGTGTTTTGCCAGCTTTTCATgtttcagctgttttttttagaattattattttatttttttggcaattttcaatctttttgcagaatttttgattattactAGTGAGTTTTTACtgcatttttgtttaaattttgatcaatttttcagcattggAACAGTTTTTGTTGccttaaaacaattttttgtgtaatttcaacagattttgtggaactttagttatttttcattgctttttgatccatttttatggtattttctaatttttttcatctttttcatgaaattttcaattttttaaaataaaaatctttatatttttttgcaattttgatgaattttaaaattttttgttgcttttgtacaattttttctgctttcaacgttttttttttttttttttttttttttttaaatattgtttgaaccatttttacaatttttaaattactttcaacatttttttgcatgagtttcaagttttaatcgtttttggaaaaattgaataatttttggcatcAATGatcattattgatttttttgatatttcaattgtttttgtaatatttcattaatttattcattttgtgatCCACAAATtacatttgatcaattttttaatatttctgatagtttttagaatttttcaatctcttttactgaatttttcataattttttgtgaattttcaatgttattGTGGAGTTTTAAGcgtttttcagataatttttcatgtttttaaaacaattgaagggttcctttccaagtcggcctaagtccatttttatcatttttgagttagcagcgccatctgctggtacaggtcggttaacacctttatcaccttgtcccaacacctggcgttacttttttcgctcaggagcgctgttttgccggctcgaaaaaacagctgattattccaaagtggcctaaatcatacattttttaagaatttgtatacaagtgcggttgtgccggttttttttcaagtttttcaacgattttcgagagacgaaatttgaaggtgcttcgaatgaaattgtttcagaaatgtattaaattaatgattcgtgaatttttttttgaaaaaacgcgtttttcagctctttttcgaaatttttaacatcagataattccaaatgggcctaagtccactttttctgactgtttgacgcgctctggagctgaaaatacgcaaaattaaaaaaataccaatacggtactttaaagcagaaagatcaagcttcacaaccatataatcacatcatttattattgaagcggaagggcgagaaaaacacttatttgtgtttttctcgaaacgaaaaaaatggacttaggccgacttggaaaggaacccttcaatttcTATAAAAGTTCTGatgtttttcgttatttttttgcgccgttattataattttatcccgttttattaatattttggactatttttaatatgatttttcaatctgagatttcaatttccatttttttcaatatttcagatgtttttattaattttaaggttttttgatcatttttgtaaaaatttcaaaatttttttcaaaatttttacataatattttttatttttttttgttgggttTTCAACAATCTTTTGTTGTGTTTAacagtttttgtaaaatgtttacttttttttttactgttgtACATATTGTAAGCTTtatgatattttatcaattttttgatgtttgaaacatttttccacGACTTTTCAATtggtttcagaaaattttgaatctttttctaaccatttgataatttttttgaacattttttcacaacttttcaatCGGTTTCAGggagttttgaacatttttctccattttaatgatttttttcaatgtttaactATTCACAATttcgtgaacaatttttttaattgtttttcattttttctatacTTATTTTAGACAGttattcagatttttcaatctaaatttgcataatttatttttgattatttctggtacattttttagatttttttgaaattttagcaattttttcaacattttgattttattcatgtTTAAAAATCTTTATGGATGTTTCGACCTTTTTAATCACTTTTAGcgctaattttgttttttttttttacaattttgacttttaaaatggtttttgtgacatttagaaatgttttttttttttttgtcgaatttatAATCTaaataattttgtgatttttattttaaaattatgattgaaaattttctgatcctaatgttttcaatttttacattccATGAGTGGATTTTATTGACAGGAAGGGCAGGGGGGATTTTTGCTATCCAAAGTTCATCAAAAGAATCTGGAAAATTTCCATAACcaattctcataattttttaaaaattaaattgtaattttttcaaaaattaaattgtaatttttccaaaaattaaattttgtaatttttccaaaaattaaattttgtaatttttccaaaaattaaatttgtaattttttcaaaaattaaattgtagttttttcaaaaattaaattgtaattttttcaaaaattaaattgtatattttttcaaaaattaaattgtattttttttcaaaaattaaattgtagttttttcaaaaatcaaattgtagttttttcaaaaattaaattgtaattttttcaaaaatcaaaaatgtttagacgaatttttttcatctatgatttattaaaaatttaaaaatttgtttgttttcttgcaaaaataattaatcatttttgtaaatttataattttgtttttcagatgGTCCATTACGTATCAGCATCAGCACTGATATCACAAGCTAAGCAAATGAATGGATCATCTCATCCAGATTTATTCGGACAGCTTTTAAATAAAGCCGGAGGAATGGGCGATATTCGAGATTGTCCCGTAagtattcaaaaacaaaataatacgtGCAGACctctgcaaaaataaaaaaatcgtttcttcAGAAAAGATGATAactttgttaaattttatttgaCTGTTTTGCAGAGTTCTTGCGgagctaaaattcaaattcgaagaATGCTGATGAACCGGCCGGAAATAGTTTCCGTTGGTATAGTCTGGGACTCTGATCGACCTTCTTTGGAGCACATTATGTCTTTACTGGATACCCTGAGGGTACATTTGAGGTTATCTGATGTGTTTCATGGTACCTTTGATCATAATCAAGATCAAAACGATTACCATCAGTTGGTAGGAGTAGTTACCTATTATGGAAAACATTACTCGACGTTCTTCTTCCATACCAAACTGAGGGTTTGGGTTTATTTCGACGATGCTAACGTTCGTGAGGTTGGACCTCATTGGGAACATGTAAGttgaattttccatcaattatttgtatgtacctatttcagatATTGGAATAGAATAGAACGCTTTGTAACTCGTGAATTGGTTTCAATATAGGTTGTGGATAAATGCAGACGTGGCAGATACCAGCCTTTGCTTTTATTATTCGCTGCCCCTAGTGGGACTCCGGTTGACGCATCAAATGCTCCTAAAACCATCACGATGGTTGAGAAACCGACGATGAATTTACGTAATGGACACGATATGGTGGGCAAACCACCGATCCAGAGGTCTTCGTTGTCTCCTAATGGTAGTTTGGCGTTGGGAGGTAGAAGATCTTTGACTCCGAGTCCGGAAAAACCTCGTTGTAATGGCGATATGACTCAGAGAAGAGCTGTTACACCGAATCCAGAACAGTCTCCTGGTCATGTTGGGGTTAGTTGAAGAGTATTGATTGTACTAGTTTTTCAATTGAGCTATTACGTATCATTGTATTAATATTGGAttattgttggttttttttaaagcagaaaCCAGTGTTACCGAATAACGATTACCAGAACTTGTTGCATTTCCAAGAAGCGGTGTTCAATCGGTATAACGGATGCGAAAACGATGACCAACGTCAAGACAACATTGAGAAATATAATCAACCCGTGAGAAAAGAATTAGTTCGAAGAGATTCCGGTAATTGGAGCGGTGATCGGAATAGCGCCTCGTCATCGTCGTCCACGTCTCTAGAAAATCCCTATCATTATATTATCGGCAAAATGCATCAGAGGTATTTATTTGCGACGTGacgatgatataaaaattactgtaataAACGTACTGTTTTTGTTAATTTGTGATTGTTATTGGCGTAGAAGTTACGGTGGAGTACCTCGAAGTCCTAATAAGACCGGTGATGGGTCCAGTGGTAGTGGAAATAGTAGCGGAGGACCGGCAGATCCGGGATACGATTCGTTTTCACTTTCGTCCACTGATAGTTTGCCTTTGCAGCAAACGTTGAAGCataattttcaggtaatttgGACGCAGATTGCTGATTTGAAATATTCTCTCGAGATAgagttgaaaatgtttcaagttAAATGGTGTTCTTTCTTTGTATAGCTTGCTCAAATACCAGAAGGCCATCAATCTCCAAACTGTACTACTCTTTTGAgggaacaatatgaaaataataatcGTGTCGCTGGTGAGTTTTTTAAACGATTATTATCTTTCTTTTTGTCGAAGATTACCTGTGGAGCAATTAATTGAAATGGCGATGATTTTTCAGATGATTGTGAAAGACTCTGTGCTGAAGTCGATCAGTTGTTGAGTCGTTCAGAGAACGCCGAAGATTTGCTAACCGCACTGTCATTATGTAACGCAGCTGTCAACAAAGCTCGAGCTGCGATGGATGCTCCTTATAGCAATCCACAGACTGCCAGTTTCGCCAGAATGAAACATAACGCTTGTGTTATGCGAGCTCGAACGTTGCACCGTCGCTTAGAAGAGCCACTTCATAATAACCTGAAGTGTAAGTATTATCATTGATGTGTTAATTGTCACAGATGAGTCTCCTATGGtcagataatttgaaaatttagttgttgaaaaattatatctgTTCAGATGGCCATGGAATCGTAAAACTATTGGCAGATTTGAATTCAGcgctaaaaattaattgaaattgataCCACACATGATATAATTCTGATGATTTTAATTTGGTACCTCAAACTTGAGGTTCACAAGAGTTGATTTATGAAAACTTGTGGTTTGGTGCATCAcagtataaatttttgaagctctctagtttgaatttttttaaaaaaatggtataaacTGATTCAAATTGGTTCagatttctcattttgaacAGAAAGTCCGTTTTTATAGGTCGTTGGGTAGAATTAACAGAAAAAATAGACacatatttgaattcagcgctaaaaatagattgaaattgatatgtcacatgatgcCATTCTGTGACTTGAATTTTGACTCCTCAAATTTGAGTTTGAACTCACATACTACGTACTTATACTCAAATTTGATGTTATGAAACATggtcatgtgacatatcaaaatctAGGTTTTTTTGGTCGCTGAATCCGAATTTGAAGTTTAAAAGATGGTTTAAAGATTTGTTGATCAAATAATGTTTGTTTATGCGATGAATTGGGATCAGAAATTGATTCAAATCGTTCTCGACTCCAATAGACCGACTTTTAGAAGTTTCTGAAGTTTCCTaatccaaattttgagtcaaattaGTACTTGAACTGATTCAAATCAGTTCTAATTCTTCATTTCAAACTGAAAATCCGCTTCTATAAGCCGTTAGGtagagttgaatgaaaaaatacatagatTTTCGAGTTCAGCGCTAAAAATAGATATAaattgatatgtcacatgatagCATTCTATTACTTCAATTTTGGCTCCTCAAATGTGAGTTTGACCTCAAATACTGTACTCAAATTTGACTTTATGGAACATGgtcgtgtgacatatcaaaatctAGGTTTTTGAGGTCGCTAAATCCGAATTCGTGGTCTAAAACACGATTAAGTTACTTATTGATATAGTAATGTTTGTTTATGGgataaatttggaatttaaattgaatcaaattctgTCTAACTCCAAAAAACTGGCCCCAGATGTGTTTAGAACAATATTTCtttactttttctcaattttaatctaatttaatttttattttcgcaGATGGAGAAGCTCGACACAGTCGAGAAGGAAGCGGCTGCAGCAATCGTGGCTCGACCGGATCACATTCGCGTCAAAATTCCAAAGATAAAACACACAGCCATTCTAGACAAAACAGCCAAGACCTGTTAGACCTATCAGTCGCAGCTCAACCGAAAGGATTACCCGATACGAAAATCCTAACTGGTAAATCGTCACCCAGCAAAAACATAGAAATCTACGCCACGTtgcccaaaaataaaaaaggattACTGTCACGATCGTCGACAACCAAAGTAAAGAACGTGGTCGAAGACGAAGAGTATATCATGAAAGAACGTCCTGGCCGATCATTACTGGGCAATCGATCAAAATCTGCAtcgaaaaaagaaatcgaaaaacgcacccGAAGCGAAGAACGTAATGTGAAAAACACCAAAGAAGCGATCACAGTAGTCGCCAAGGAACCCAAAGAGAAAGATAGCAAGAAAGCCAAACAGGAggaaaaacagaacaaaaagcAGCATAAAATACGACGGAAATTACTCATGGGTGGTTTGATGAGGAGGAAGAATCGTAGCATGCCGGATTTACGAGAAGATCAAGATATAGCTAAAGACTCTTCTAGTAAACCTGCGCCCAAAGAGGTTAGCAAAGATGATTCAATGCTTAACTCCAACGTTGCCATACAATCCAACTTGAGCGGATATTTATCCGAAGGTAATCTCGAGTACGCTGGTAATCCGAACCTGGAACGAAGTAAATTGATGAGGAAGAGCTTCCACGGTAGTAAAATACTGCAATTTAATAAAGTGCCTCCTCCTCCTCCGCTCAGAACAACTTCTCAGTTAAGTAAAACTGACAGACAATACCAAGATCCATCATCTAGCCAACAAAGACCTCAGATGGAACAGCAAGTTTACGCGAATCATCGTTCGTGGATCCAAGAACCAGCATCGTTACCTTATATGCCTCGTGGGTACGAATCAGAGAAGCCCAAAACGGACGCCATTACGTATTCAAACGGCGGTTACATGTTGCACGATAATTCAGCTGCTAATACGGTGGTAACTGAGGCTCAGGTACATCACGAGCCCCCCTTCCAATCGTTACCACCTTCGATAGACGAGCCTGATTTTCACAGCGTGAATAAACCCGAAGATATGTTCCAATTGCCACCGTATCCTAGTCCGCATGGTTCTACTGTGCATTCTCGTCAAGCCAGCGAAGATTTCCCACCGCCTCCGGCCACATTACCTTTACCTCCGGAAATCACCGACGAATCGAGTTTCTTGTCGATGCTGCAAGAAAAACGTGAAAAGCTGATGGCTTCGATGAAACAAGAAGCCGAAGAACCGAAGAAACCCACCGGAGGTGAAAGCTGGCTCAAAGAGTTACAAGCCAAACAGGCCGAAAGACGTAAATGCGCCGAACCAGTCGACTCCAAGGCCCCTTATCCGCCTCCAGTACCTGAGAATAAACACAACTTTAAGGATCTGAAATCGAAATTCGAACAACTTCACGTCGAAGATGAACCTAAACAGACTCATTACCCATCCTGCCTGAAAGATACCCTGCAATCGTCTCGTTCGTCGCCTAATCTGAAACACGACGATTTCGACGATAAAGGCGGATTCGATAGTCGCGAACCTAGACGTAAATCTGGTAAAAAGAAGAACGTCACGTTTTGCGAACAAGTCGTCTTGGTGGCTACAGCCGACGATGACGAAGCAGACAGCTATATACCGAATCCGATCCTCGAAAGGGTGCTCAGAACGGTGTTGAATAAAGAGCCCAAAGAAGCTGGTGAAGTTCAAGAACGAGCAGTTCATTCGGTCGTTCCGTTGAAACGAACCGATTCGTGGAAATTATCTCAAGGATTGCCGTTGAAACCGTACAACGAAGGTGATACCGTAGATGGAGCTGAGTCGCAGAAAGAAGCTGCTAAACAGATTCAAAACTCGATGAAGATCGCCTCTGATGTGACTAGTAAGCCTCCTTTGGGCCGACCTCCTTGTACGAATGATTGTCCGACCGATGAAGTTGATGGACCTTCGTTTAGTGCTCCACCAGCGAGTTCTCAGTACGGACATGAGAACGGTAGAAGTGTCCAGAGCGTTAGAAATGGAGTTAGTAATACGTTCGGTAATGTTCCAGCTAATTCTTATAGTCCTACGTATATTCCGGCCAGTTCTCTGTGCTCGTCGTCTACCAATAATAAGAGTAACGAAACGTACAGAAACGAGTACCCTGAACCGATTTCATTGCAGAATGAGCAGCCCCACAGCTCTTATAATGGATACTCTGCCAATAACGATTACTACGCCGATCAGAACACCTCTAATGATGGTTACGTTTCGTCTCATTCGCGTAAATTCAACGATGGCGGATTTTCCGGCAGCAGAGACAACGTCAGATACTCGCCGATTTGTAATCAAGATAATGGCCAAGCCATTCATAACGGATACCATGGCCTGAATCACGACCAGAGCCATCCACATCCTCATTCTGGCTACCAACAGGCTCCATCTCCATCCTACCAAAGTCAATCGTACCAACCTATGTCTTTACAGTATTACCCATCGCAGAATATCCGATCCAGTCCTCAAATCCATCGCGAACCGTACCACCCACCTAAACCTACCCAATATCAGAACGGTTCGCATCATTCATCTTCGTTAACGAGGCAAAACTCAAACGCCAGCCATTACAATAGGCAACAGGTGTCTCCTCAAAGCCCTCGAAGGACCGGAATGCTCGGTGCAAGTGGTCGTCCGGCTGAAACTCAAAGGCCAGGTTATAATGGCCATCAGTATCCGGCCAAACATCCGGTCAATGGGGTATCTCCTTATCAGCCAATACCAACGTCGAGTACGTCGTATAACGGTTATGCTGAGAAGAGCTCGCCCAGCTTGTCAACGAGCTCGTATCAGAGTGGTTCGAGTAGTAACGATAGTCTGTCGAGGACATCCGCATCGGGTATATCTCCTTACCAAGCTGTACCTCATTCGAGTCCTCATTACGGTGCTAATAATGGCGAAGCTGCGGTTAAAAGTTCACCTTATCAGCACGTACCTTATAATTCACCTGTAGCTCAGCAGTCGAATTCGTCGTCGAATTATCACGCCATGCAATCGAAACCGACTAGTTCGAGTCATAGAAACAGTCTGCCACCGGTTTACCATCATCCACCTCCTCCTCCCGCCACCGCATCCACGAACGGGTACCCGAACAGGGATAATCAGTTACCTCAGCAGCTCAATCAATCGAGTAATTATCACCCTATGCCTACGCAGCCTTCTCAGAACTCGCCCAATACTTCGAATAACTACTCGCCGAATTACCAGTCGTCTCAAAGCTCACCGAATACCTCTGCTAACTCGCTGAATGGCTATCAGCATTCGCAAAGTTATCAGAATACATCGACGAATGGATACCAGCATTCGAATCCCAATTACCAGCATCCTCCTCAGCATCCTAGTCAATCTTCCGCTCCTGCCAGTGTTTACCAGCATCCTCCTCAGAACGCCAATCAATCTACGGCTTCTCCCAACGCTTACCAACACTCCCCTCAAAGTCATAGTCAACCTTCTGCGTCACCCAGTGTTTACCAACATCCTCCCCAAAGCCATAGTCAGCCTTCTGCGTCTCCCAATGTTAATCAACACACTCCCCAGAACCTCAATCACTCCTCCGGATCTCCTAGTGTTTATCAACACCCTCCTCATAATCCTAATCAATCCTCCGGATCTCCCAGTGTTTACCAACACCCTCCCCATAACCCTAATCAGTCCTCCGGATCGTCTAGTGTTTATCAACATCCACCCCAGAATGCAAATCAGTCCTCCGGAGCTGGCAACGTTTACCAACACCCTGCCCAGAATCAACAACAGTCTTCCGTATACCAAAGAGTTCCTACGCCCAATCAGCAGAATCGTATCTCCGTCTCTGATTACAACCTGCCCCCCAATGGTATGAAATACTCGCCTTATCAGCATCCTCCCCCACCTAAGCAACAGTTCGATGTTAAAAAAGGTATCTCGATGAATGGTTCGAATGTGGTACCTTGTAATTTATGTCGCAAGAAAC
This region of Planococcus citri chromosome 5, ihPlaCitr1.1, whole genome shotgun sequence genomic DNA includes:
- the LOC135846289 gene encoding uncharacterized protein LOC135846289 isoform X1, yielding MAPSIMYHKGLLNGPGQNNCFLNSAVQVLWHLDIFRRSFRELSGHACMSESCIFCALKDLFGQLQFSHERALPPDALRKALAQSFSDQQRFQLGFMDDAAECFENILLRIHFHIAYSEVEDMCNAKHCIPHQKFAMTLVEQSICKACNATSEPLTFTQMVHYVSASALISQAKQMNGSSHPDLFGQLLNKAGGMGDIRDCPSSCGAKIQIRRMLMNRPEIVSVGIVWDSDRPSLEHIMSLLDTLRVHLRLSDVFHGTFDHNQDQNDYHQLVGVVTYYGKHYSTFFFHTKLRVWVYFDDANVREVGPHWEHVVDKCRRGRYQPLLLLFAAPSGTPVDASNAPKTITMVEKPTMNLRNGHDMVGKPPIQRSSLSPNGSLALGGRRSLTPSPEKPRCNGDMTQRRAVTPNPEQSPGHVGQKPVLPNNDYQNLLHFQEAVFNRYNGCENDDQRQDNIEKYNQPVRKELVRRDSGNWSGDRNSASSSSSTSLENPYHYIIGKMHQRSYGGVPRSPNKTGDGSSGSGNSSGGPADPGYDSFSLSSTDSLPLQQTLKHNFQLAQIPEGHQSPNCTTLLREQYENNNRVADDCERLCAEVDQLLSRSENAEDLLTALSLCNAAVNKARAAMDAPYSNPQTASFARMKHNACVMRARTLHRRLEEPLHNNLKYGEARHSREGSGCSNRGSTGSHSRQNSKDKTHSHSRQNSQDLLDLSVAAQPKGLPDTKILTGKSSPSKNIEIYATLPKNKKGLLSRSSTTKVKNVVEDEEYIMKERPGRSLLGNRSKSASKKEIEKRTRSEERNVKNTKEAITVVAKEPKEKDSKKAKQEEKQNKKQHKIRRKLLMGGLMRRKNRSMPDLREDQDIAKDSSSKPAPKEVSKDDSMLNSNVAIQSNLSGYLSEGNLEYAGNPNLERSKLMRKSFHGSKILQFNKVPPPPPLRTTSQLSKTDRQYQDPSSSQQRPQMEQQVYANHRSWIQEPASLPYMPRGYESEKPKTDAITYSNGGYMLHDNSAANTVVTEAQVHHEPPFQSLPPSIDEPDFHSVNKPEDMFQLPPYPSPHGSTVHSRQASEDFPPPPATLPLPPEITDESSFLSMLQEKREKLMASMKQEAEEPKKPTGGESWLKELQAKQAERRKCAEPVDSKAPYPPPVPENKHNFKDLKSKFEQLHVEDEPKQTHYPSCLKDTLQSSRSSPNLKHDDFDDKGGFDSREPRRKSGKKKNVTFCEQVVLVATADDDEADSYIPNPILERVLRTVLNKEPKEAGEVQERAVHSVVPLKRTDSWKLSQGLPLKPYNEGDTVDGAESQKEAAKQIQNSMKIASDVTSKPPLGRPPCTNDCPTDEVDGPSFSAPPASSQYGHENGRSVQSVRNGVSNTFGNVPANSYSPTYIPASSLCSSSTNNKSNETYRNEYPEPISLQNEQPHSSYNGYSANNDYYADQNTSNDGYVSSHSRKFNDGGFSGSRDNVRYSPICNQDNGQAIHNGYHGLNHDQSHPHPHSGYQQAPSPSYQSQSYQPMSLQYYPSQNIRSSPQIHREPYHPPKPTQYQNGSHHSSSLTRQNSNASHYNRQQVSPQSPRRTGMLGASGRPAETQRPGYNGHQYPAKHPVNGVSPYQPIPTSSTSYNGYAEKSSPSLSTSSYQSGSSSNDSLSRTSASGISPYQAVPHSSPHYGANNGEAAVKSSPYQHVPYNSPVAQQSNSSSNYHAMQSKPTSSSHRNSLPPVYHHPPPPPATASTNGYPNRDNQLPQQLNQSSNYHPMPTQPSQNSPNTSNNYSPNYQSSQSSPNTSANSLNGYQHSQSYQNTSTNGYQHSNPNYQHPPQHPSQSSAPASVYQHPPQNANQSTASPNAYQHSPQSHSQPSASPSVYQHPPQSHSQPSASPNVNQHTPQNLNHSSGSPSVYQHPPHNPNQSSGSPSVYQHPPHNPNQSSGSSSVYQHPPQNANQSSGAGNVYQHPAQNQQQSSVYQRVPTPNQQNRISVSDYNLPPNGMKYSPYQHPPPPKQQFDVKKGISMNGSNVVPCNLCRKKQISPPSVYCNDCDFYISRFKQKT